In the genome of Kitasatospora cathayae, one region contains:
- a CDS encoding homogentisate 1,2-dioxygenase, which produces MAYYRQLGSIPPKRHTQHRTPEGGLYYEELMGEEGFSSDSSLLYHRGIPSAVVNAVPWELPDQSTVPNHPLLPRHLKLHELFADQEWKSADVVGSRRLVLGNGDVRISYVAAGAPSELYRNGLGDECVYVESGAGTLETVFGSIEVGQGDYVIIPRATTHRWVPSGDEPLRAYCIEANSHITPVKRYLSKYGQLLEHAPYCERDFRGPVGPLVVDAPGDVDVLVKHRGPNGVSGTRYTVPHHPFDVVGWDGCLYPYAFNIRDYEPITGRIHQPPPAHQVFEGNGFVICNFVPRKVDYHPLSIPVPYYHANVDSDEVMFYCGGDYAARKGSGIAQGSISLHPGGHTHGPQPGAYERSIGAEFFDELAVMVDTFRPLELGEGGRASEDANYAWTWAGRGPGR; this is translated from the coding sequence ATGGCGTACTACCGGCAGCTGGGCAGCATCCCGCCCAAGCGGCACACCCAGCACCGCACACCCGAAGGCGGGCTGTACTACGAGGAGTTGATGGGCGAGGAGGGGTTCTCCTCCGACTCCTCGCTGCTCTACCACCGGGGCATCCCCTCGGCGGTGGTCAACGCGGTGCCCTGGGAACTGCCCGACCAGTCCACGGTGCCCAACCATCCCCTGCTCCCCCGCCACCTCAAGCTGCACGAGCTGTTCGCGGACCAGGAGTGGAAGTCCGCGGACGTCGTCGGCAGCCGCCGGCTGGTCCTCGGCAACGGCGACGTGCGGATCTCGTACGTCGCCGCCGGGGCCCCGAGCGAGTTGTACCGCAACGGGCTCGGCGACGAGTGCGTGTACGTGGAGTCCGGCGCCGGCACGCTGGAGACGGTCTTCGGCTCGATCGAGGTCGGCCAGGGCGACTACGTGATCATCCCGCGCGCCACCACCCACCGCTGGGTGCCGTCCGGGGACGAGCCGCTGCGCGCCTACTGCATCGAGGCGAACAGCCACATCACCCCGGTCAAGCGCTACCTGTCGAAGTACGGGCAGCTGCTGGAGCACGCGCCGTACTGCGAGCGGGACTTCCGCGGGCCGGTCGGGCCGCTCGTGGTCGACGCCCCCGGGGACGTCGACGTGCTGGTCAAGCACCGTGGTCCGAACGGGGTTTCGGGCACCCGCTACACCGTGCCGCACCACCCCTTCGACGTGGTCGGCTGGGACGGTTGCCTGTACCCGTACGCCTTCAACATCCGCGACTACGAGCCGATCACCGGGCGGATCCACCAGCCGCCGCCGGCCCACCAGGTGTTCGAGGGCAACGGCTTCGTGATCTGCAACTTCGTTCCCCGCAAGGTGGATTACCACCCGCTGTCGATCCCGGTGCCGTACTACCACGCCAACGTGGACAGCGACGAGGTCATGTTCTACTGCGGCGGCGACTACGCGGCGCGCAAGGGCTCGGGCATCGCCCAGGGCTCGATCTCGCTGCACCCGGGCGGGCACACCCACGGGCCGCAGCCGGGCGCGTACGAGCGCAGCATCGGCGCGGAGTTCTTCGACGAGCTGGCGGTCATGGTGGACACCTTCCGCCCGCTGGAGCTCGGCGAGGGCGGGCGCGCCAGCGAGGACGCCAACTACGCCTGGACGTGGGCGGGCCGGGGGCCCGGGCGATGA
- the fahA gene encoding fumarylacetoacetase — translation MSTPRSWLASAQGSPFGVHNLPYGVFTAADQPGRRRIGVRVGDFVLDAGAAARAAGAPSALLDADSLNPLMAAGRSVWTQVRSDLTSWLTDESFREALSPALLPAGEVELHLPFEVADYVDFYASEHHATNLGRIFRPGSEPLTPNWKHLPIGYHGRAGTVVVSGTPVVRPHGQRKAPADAAPSFGPSRRLDIEAEVGFVVGTPSELGRPVVLDDFREHVFGVCLLNDWSARDIQAWEYVPLGPFLGKSFATSISPWIVPLDALEHARVAPPERDVEPLAYLDDRGGEPWGLDLAMEVRLNGHLVSRPPFATMYWTAQQQLTHMTVNGASLRTGDLFASGTVSGPEPDTRGALIELTWNGEEPLKLPDGTTRTFLEDGDEVVITATAPGPDGMAVGFGEVSGRVRG, via the coding sequence TTGAGCACCCCCCGCAGCTGGCTCGCCAGCGCCCAGGGCTCGCCGTTCGGCGTGCACAACCTGCCGTACGGCGTCTTCACCGCGGCCGACCAGCCCGGGCGGCGCCGGATCGGCGTGCGCGTCGGCGACTTCGTGCTGGACGCCGGGGCAGCCGCCCGCGCGGCCGGCGCGCCCTCGGCACTGCTGGACGCGGACTCGCTCAACCCGCTGATGGCGGCCGGACGTTCGGTCTGGACCCAGGTCCGGTCCGACCTCACCAGCTGGCTGACGGACGAGTCCTTCCGCGAGGCGCTGTCGCCGGCGCTGCTGCCGGCGGGCGAGGTCGAGCTGCACCTGCCGTTCGAGGTCGCGGACTACGTCGACTTCTACGCCTCCGAGCACCACGCCACCAACCTGGGCCGGATCTTCCGCCCGGGCTCGGAGCCGCTCACCCCCAACTGGAAGCACCTGCCGATCGGTTACCACGGTCGGGCGGGCACGGTGGTGGTGTCCGGCACGCCGGTGGTGCGTCCGCACGGACAGCGCAAGGCGCCCGCCGACGCCGCGCCGAGCTTCGGGCCGTCCCGGCGGCTGGACATCGAGGCCGAGGTCGGCTTCGTCGTCGGCACGCCGTCCGAGCTGGGCCGGCCGGTCGTGCTGGACGACTTCCGCGAGCACGTGTTCGGCGTCTGCCTGCTCAACGACTGGTCGGCGCGCGACATCCAGGCCTGGGAGTACGTGCCGCTCGGGCCCTTCCTGGGCAAGTCCTTCGCGACCTCGATCTCGCCGTGGATCGTGCCGCTGGATGCCCTGGAGCACGCCCGGGTCGCGCCGCCGGAGCGCGATGTCGAGCCGCTGGCGTACCTGGACGACCGCGGCGGCGAGCCGTGGGGTCTGGACCTGGCGATGGAGGTCCGGCTGAACGGGCACCTGGTCTCGCGCCCGCCGTTCGCCACCATGTACTGGACGGCGCAGCAGCAGCTGACCCACATGACCGTGAACGGCGCCTCGCTGCGCACCGGCGACCTGTTCGCCTCCGGCACGGTCAGCGGGCCGGAGCCGGACACCCGCGGCGCGCTGATCGAGCTGACCTGGAACGGCGAGGAGCCGCTCAAGCTGCCGGACGGGACGACCCGGACCTTCCTGGAGGACGGCGACGAGGTCGTCATCACGGCGACGGCCCCGGGACCGGACGGCATGGCGGTCGGCTTCGGCGAGGTCTCGGGCCGGGTGCGGGGCTGA
- a CDS encoding SDR family oxidoreductase: MGAHGYGLRGKVALVTGGSRGIGRAIARRLGREGATVAVGYARDEVAAREVVEGIRTDGGRAFALRAELGRHGDAAALWAAFDAEIGAHASGGGVDIIVNNAGIGRSSDLATLTEEDFDTVFAVNVRAPFFVVQHGLRRLRDGGRIVNISSGAARLAMPEIIAYGATKGALDTFTLNLAKQLGPRGITANSVAPGVVDTDVNAGWLRGNPEAEAYAASIAALGRVGQPEDIADIVAFLASDDARWVTGRVIDATGGAGL; encoded by the coding sequence ATGGGCGCGCACGGATACGGGCTTCGCGGCAAGGTGGCGCTGGTCACCGGCGGCAGCAGGGGCATCGGCCGGGCGATCGCCCGCCGGCTCGGGCGGGAGGGCGCCACCGTCGCGGTCGGCTACGCCCGGGACGAGGTGGCGGCGCGGGAGGTGGTCGAGGGGATCCGGACCGACGGCGGCCGGGCGTTCGCGCTGCGGGCCGAACTCGGACGGCACGGCGACGCGGCCGCGCTGTGGGCGGCCTTCGACGCGGAGATCGGGGCGCACGCGAGCGGCGGCGGGGTCGACATCATCGTGAACAATGCCGGAATCGGGCGCAGTTCGGACCTCGCGACGCTGACCGAGGAGGACTTCGACACGGTGTTCGCGGTGAACGTCCGGGCGCCGTTCTTCGTGGTGCAGCACGGACTGCGGCGGCTGCGGGACGGCGGGCGGATCGTCAACATCTCCAGCGGGGCCGCCCGGCTCGCGATGCCGGAGATCATCGCCTACGGCGCGACCAAGGGCGCGCTCGACACCTTCACGCTCAACCTCGCCAAGCAGCTCGGCCCGCGCGGCATCACGGCGAACTCGGTCGCGCCCGGCGTGGTGGACACCGACGTCAACGCGGGCTGGCTGCGCGGCAATCCGGAGGCGGAGGCGTACGCCGCCTCGATCGCCGCGCTCGGCCGGGTCGGGCAGCCGGAGGACATCGCGGACATCGTCGCGTTCCTGGCCTCGGACGACGCGCGCTGGGTCACCGGGCGGGTCATCGACGCCACGGGCGGCGCGGGGTTGTAG